CAGTGTTTTTTCTCCAAATTGGTGTTTACGAATTAGCCCTGCATCCAGGAAGATCTCAATTGTATTGTAAATTGTTGCTTTAGAAACATGATATTTCTTCTGCATCATCAACAGATAGAGATCATCCACATTAAAATGGTGATCCATATTATAGATCTCTTCCAATATGGTGTATCTCTCAGGTGTGTTTCGGAAACCTTTTTCTAAAAGGTAGTTTCTCAAAACATCTTTGATAAGAGCTATATTTTTTTCTTTTTGTATAGTATCCATTAAAATAATTATCTACAAATTTATTAATTTTTATTTAAATAGATAGTATGCTTATAAAGTGGTGCTTAGAAGTTATGGCGTAAAAATCCCGCCTGTTCAATTTTTTTATCATATAATGTCTCCTCTGTAATCGGAGCAGATTCTACCACTACATTGTGTGAAGTGACTCCCCAGGCCTTGAAATCGTCACTTCCGATATACTTCACAAAATTGTAAATATTAAGCGTGATTTTTTGTTTTACCGTCAAAAGTATATCATTGATATATGTATTATCTATAATCACATACTTAAGATCCGGAGGTATATTATGTGCTCTCAAAGAAGGGTGACTGCTTCTTGATGGAATAGTTCCATCAGCCATAAGATCTTTCAGAACCATACCGAAATAATCATTGATTCTGCGGTCTACTTTAAATCCTAAAAGAAAATTCACTTTAAATACAGTTCCCGGTAATATTTCATCTACCGTATATTTAAAAGTATAGGGATCTTCCTGATTTACAATACTTAAAACAAAATAATGATCTGCCCTTTTAGGCTGTTTCTTGATGATGGAATAAATAATCTTTGACTCTACCTCGTCATTTCTTTTTGCTCTGCTTAAGTAAGCCAGATTGGTAGCATATTTAGGAATGGTCTCATCAAGTTTCATATCCTTAATAATAGACACATATTTATCGATCTTTACATATTGTATAAAGTTAGCCTTAATCAGTCTGCCGTTATACCATGCATACATACATACTGCAATAAACCCACCTAACACCATTGTTAGCCATCCTCCATCAACAAATTTGATGACATTGGCATAGAAAAATCCTGATTCAAGGAAAAGATAAACTGCTCCGAAACCTATGATAAAGAATTTGCTTACCCGTGTTCTGCTTAACCAGAAAAGTAATAGTATGGTGGTCATCAACATGGTAATGGTAATCGTCAGACCATAAGCAGCTTCCATTCTTTCAGATTTTTGAAAAAATATAACCACAACAAAACAGAATACCATTAATCCCCAGTTTACTCCCGGGATATACATTTGTCCTTTAATACCCGAAGGATATTCAATGTGCTGATTCGGCCAGAATGAAACTGACATGGCTTCCGAGAACATAGTAAATGATCCGGTGATTACGGCCTGACTGGCGATAATTGCAGCAGCTGTTGCAAGGATAACCCCAGGTAAAACAGCCCATTGCGGCATAATTCCAAAGAATGGATTCACTCCACTGAACACCTGATGATAATTATCCAGCAGCCATGCTCCTTGTCCCAGATAGTTCAGGATAAGCATTAATTTTACAAACACCCAGCTGATTCTTATATTTTTAGCACCACAATGCCCTAAATCCGAGTACAAAGCTTCAGCTCCTGTTGTACAAAGGAAAACTGCTCCCATGATAACAATAGCACTTGGAGAGTGTGTAATAAGATTGTAGGCATATATCGGGTTGAATGCTCTTATAATTTCAATGTGATCAAAAAGGTGGATTGATCCGAAAACCCCTAAGGCCAGGAACCAGGTTACCATAACGGGTCCAAAGAATTTCCCAATAGAAGCCGTTCCAAACTGTTGTACCACAAAAACTACAAACAGGATGACCAGGGTAATGAGAACTACCGGTGTCTCGGGATTATATATTTTTAAACCTTCAATAGCAGACATAACCGTTAGTGAAGGAGTGATTACACTATCTGCAACAAGTGTTGCCGCTCCTATAATGGCAACCACATAGAGCCATTTCTTCTTGAGTTTCTTTACTAGTGAATAAAGTGCAAGAATTCCCCCTTCTCCTTTATTATCTGCTCTTAGAGCAATAATTACATACTTTATAGTAGTTTGAAGGGTCAATGTCCAGATAATACATGATAATGCACCTTCAATATATTCATCGAATGGCATTGCCGCACCATCTTTTCGGGCATTCACAATTGCTTTCATTACGTACAATGGTGACGTCCCAATATCCCCAAAAACAATTCCGAGGGACACAATAACCCCTACAAATGAAAGTTTCTTTAGGTCAAAATGATGACCACCCTCTGTAACTTCTGACATATCAGCTAATTTTAAAAGCGCAAATCTACACTAAATTTATGACCTCATGAATTATTCTTCATGAATATAATAAATGAAAAAACTTCCTTTCGGAAGTTTTTCTCTATGATTTAATATACAACGCATTTTTAATCTCCTCTTTCACTTTTTCAAGTTTAGGGAACCATTCTGCAAATAAAGCTGCTGAATATGGAGCAGGAGCATCAGGAGTCGTAATTCTCTTGATTGGTGCATCCAGATAATCGAAAGCTTTTTGCTGAACCATATATGCAATTTCAGAAGAGATAGACGCAAACGGCCATGCTTCTTCCAAAATAACCAGTCTGTTTGTTTTCTTAACAGAATTTAAAATAGCATCATAATCCAAAGGACGGATTGTTCTAAGGTCGATCACCTCTACAGAAATTCCTTCTTTAGCCAAATCTTCAGCAGCCTGAATCGCTACTTTCATGATCTTACCAAAAGAAACCAGAGTTACATCCTTACCTTCTTTCTTGATATCTGCCTTTCCGATCGGTAGATAGTATTCTTCTTCAGGAATCTCCATTTTATCTCCATACATCTGCTCGGATTCCATGAAGATTACCGGATCATTATCCTGGATTGCTGATTTCAATAATCCTTTTGCATCATAAGGATTAGAAGGTACGATCACTTTCAATCCCGGACAGTTTGCATACCAGCTTTCGAAAGCCTGAGAGTGTGTAGCTCCCAATTGGCCTGCAGAAGCAGTAGGACCACGGAAAACAATAGGACAATTCCACTGTCCTCCACTCATCTGACGGATTTTTGCTGCATTATTGATAATCTGGTCAATTCCTACCAAAGAGAAATTGAATGTCATAAATTCTACAATGGGTCTGTTCCCATTCATCGCTGCACCTACGGAGATTCCGGTAAAACCAAGTTCTGCGATCGGTGTATCGATTATTCTTTTAGGACCAAATTCATCCAGCATTCCTTTTGAAGCTTTATACGCACCGTTGTATTCTGCAACTTCCTCCCCCATTAAATAAATGGATTCGTCTTTACGCATTTCCTCACTCATTGCCTGTGCAATTACCTCACGAAAAGTATATTCTGCCATATTTCTTTGAAAAATTTAGACTACAAAAATAGTGTTTTTTTATTACACACATCATAAAAACGGCATCTCATTTAAATGAAATGCCGTTAATTAATTTTATTTAAAACAGATTAGTTTACTTTTTGCCAAGTCTGCGTTCTTCCTAACAGGGATAAACCTATGTATCCTCTTACATTCAACTGATCTCCGGATCTTGTAATCGTACATTTATACGTTTTCCCAGTCTTCGGATCTGTAATAGTTCCTCCGGTAAATTCGTCACCTTCTTTTTTTAATCCCCTGATAATTTCCAGTCCAAGAATAGGTTTTCCTTTTCTATCATCTTTACAATTTGTACAGTTAGGATCAGCAGGCTTTATAAGTAATTGCGATACCTTGCCATAATAAGTCCCATCTGTTTTTTTATAGATTTCAACAATAGATTTTGCCTGTTTGGTTTCATCATCTATAGTTTTCCATTTTCCTTCTATCTGTGCAAAAGATAATATACTTGCCAAAGAAAATGCCAGGGTAAATAATAATTTTCTCATATACTTGTTATTTTAATTTTGATATACTGTTCTTGTAATCTATTTAACGCTAAAAATATAAATTAATTTTAAACAAACAAAAACATTTATTATACTAGGCATATATAACAAGACACATACCAATTTAAAAAATTAAACACCCTCTTAGTTCAGTTTACGGTTGATAACCCTGTCCATATAATCCTGATACCAGGCTTTGGCAATCTCCTTTCCTTTTTCAGTCTCCGGTGTATTCAAATGATCTGTCAGATTTTTCTCCAATCCCAGATCTGATTTATCATAAATGCCTACTACATTTTTTCCGTCGAAACGATAGATATAATTCCCAATAATAAATTGTTCCACACCGCCATCTGAATTTGCTATGATAGCAGGGTATTTTTTATCACTTACGAGACTTCTTCCCCAGCTTCTTATCCTTTTATTATATCCGATCAGATCTGCCAGTGTTGGGTAAATATCAATCTGCTGTGCTTCTTCCGTATTTACTCCTTTCAAATGATATTCGGGATTGGGAGAATATAAAATAATCGGAACGGCAAAACGGTTCATACTTTTCTGATATTCCGGATAATAGATTTCATTGGTATGATCTCCGGTAAACACGAAAATAGTATTATTATACCAGGGTTGTTTTTTAGCCGTTTCAAAATATTTTTTTATTGAATAATCAGTATATTGTATCGGTTCATGCATTTGATTTTTACCTTTTTTAAATTTCCCCTGGTATTTTTCAGGAATTTTAAAAGGATGGTGAGAAGAAGCGGTAAAAACAGTAGCCATAAATGGTTGCGTTTTCCCAACATTTTTAGCAAAGTATTGCAAAAACGGCTCATCCCAGATCGCCCACATTCCGTCAAAATCGGCATCATGATTATATTCGGTCTTTCCAAAATAATGTTTGAAGCCTAAAATATTTCCAAAGCCCAGGAATCCCATGGATCCATTGGGTGCTCCATGATAAAATGAGGTATCATAACCCAGATCATTACATATAGAAACAATAGATTGTATTTTCTGATTGGAATATGGTGAACTTGTAAAAGCATCCGTAAGACTCGGAATTCCGGCAAGCACACTGCTCATTCCATGGATAGACTGTCTTCCGTTCGCAAAGGTGTTGGGAAAAATTAAACTTTCACCAGCTAAACTATCAATAAACGGGGTGTAAGAAACATAATCTTTAATATTCTTATCCTTATTAAAAGCTCCGGAATATTCCCTGCTGAAGGATTCAACAATAAATATTACGATATTAGGACGGTTGGTTACCTGCCTGTCGTATATTTTATAAGGCTGGATATTATCCTCTATAAACTTCTGGTCTACAAAGTGAACTTCTTTAAAATTATTGGTTCCTAATGTTCTGAAGAATGAAAACGTACTGTTCAAAACCATATTCCCCTGAGATGGAATTTTCACGAAACGATTTGCGTCCACAAGATTAATAGGCCTTGTGCTGTGTCTGAAGTCTCCACGGATCCCTCCTACTACCAAAACTGTAATTCCACATAGACAAAGGACAGAAAGGATAAAATAAGGAATAAGTCTTACCGGCTTCTGTTCTGTGATCTTTACCCTTTTGTAAAGAAAAACCCACAGTGCCATAAGAACAAAAAACCATATAAGAACAAAAGGATTCTGAACAATGGAAGCACCAAACACTTTTCCGATATTAGTTTCATGCTTGGCCACCTGAAATGCAGCCGACGTTAATCTTGTCTGGGCAAACTTATAATAAACAAAATCACCGAAGTTCATGACATAGGCAATTCCATTTGTAATAAAGTAAAGCCAAAATAACATTTTTTGATATCCTTTTCTGGTATTGATTATAACAGGGATAAGACTCAGCAAAATAAATAAAGAATTGACATATAAAATTGCAGTAGTATCAAAGGCGATTCCATGAAAAGATAAACTAAAATAGTCTGAAACCGAATCTACCTTTATGAGCTCTCTATTAAAATACCAGAACAAAAATCTGGCAATCTGATAAAAAACATATGCCAAAAAAATCCGGTATACCAATACCAGAACTTCCTGTTTTCTAAATTCTTTAAAAAATTTCATTTGGCAAATTTACATCAATTTCAGATTAATGTATTTTTTAGTGGGGAATATTTTAACCTAGAATTCTTAAAAAATGTAATTTTGTGACTATGAATTTTATTAAAAACAATCTTGCGAACGTCCTAACCTTAGGAAATTTATTTTCCGGATGCATAGGGGCAGTGCATCTTATCCTTGGTGACTATAAAATAACTGCTATTTGCCTTATCCTTTCGCTGGTTTTAGACTTTTTTGATGGCTTTGTTGCCCGCGCTTTAAAAGCTAATTCGAATCTGGGGGTTCAGCTGGATTCACTGGCGGATATGGTAAGCTTTGGTTTTATTCCTGGATTGACCATGTTTGTTGCTCTCACAGACAATTCTTATTCTCACATTCCATGGTATGCTTATTCAGGATTTTTACTTACTGTATTTTCATGCCTGAGGTTAGCAATTTTTAATCTGGATGAAGATCAGAAGTATTACTTTAAAGGTTTAAATACACCTTCCAATACTATTTTAATTTTTGGTTTGTATTATGCCTTTAAAAAAACTCAGAGCTATGAGCTTATATTTTCCAATCTATATCTGATGATAGCCATTACCATTGTCTTTTCGTTACTTTTGGTAAGCCCTGTTAAAATGATTGCCATGAAATTCAAATCCATGAAACTGGAAGACAATTATCCAAAACTTGCTTTATTAATAGGTTCCATTATCATTCTGATCATATTGGGAACAGTAGGAATCCCGATGGTTATACTTTATTATATTTTAATTTCACTTATATTTCAAAAACAACTTACATAAATTCAGAATTTTGACTAAAATAAATTGATATATTATTACTTCAAAATTCACTATCTCAACTTATAAATCTTCAGTATGAATTTAAAACTATATAAACCTCTTTGCATTTTCGACCTTGAAACAACGGGAACAAATATCGGAAAAGACAGGATTGTTGAAATCTGTATTCTAAAGGTAAATCCCGATGCATCCAGGGAAAGTAAAACCTGGCGTATTAATCCTGAAATGCCAATTCCTTTGGAATCGAGCCAGATTCACGGCATTTATGACGAAGACGTTAAGGACGCTCCTACTTTTAAATCCATTGCTTCGAAGGTAATGGAAATGATTTCAGGCTCAGATTTGGGAGGTTTCAACTCCAACAGGTTTGATGTTCCTCTTCTTGCAGAGGAGCTTTTGCGCGCAGGAATTGATTTTGACCTAAGCAAATTCAAGTTGGTGGATGCCCAAACCATCTTCCATAAGAAAGAACCGAGAAACCTTGGAGCCGCTTATCAGTTTTACTGTGGTAAGACATTGGAGAATGCACACTCCGCTGAGGCTGACGTTATGGCAACCTTTGAGGTATTAGATGCCCAGGTAGGAAAATATGATGACGTGCCGAATGAAATTGCTGCTTTGAGTGAATTTACATTTCATAATAAGAATGCGGATTTAGCGGGGTTTATTGGATTCAACGAGAAGATGGAGGAAACTTTCAGCTTCGGTAAATATAAAGGACAATGTGTAAAAGTAGTTTTCCAGAAAGACCTGGGATATTATGGTTGGTTACAGAACGCCGATTTTCCTTTGTATACAAAGAAGGTCTTTACAAAAATTCAACTATCAAGTAAATTCTAAGGATGTCAAAACTTGTTCGTTTTAAATTTTACGAAACGGCTCTTGAAGCCAATAGGGATAAACAGATATTGGCAGAAAAAGGCCTTAACAGCTTCATAGCTAATGAGCAGCTCATTCAGTCGGACTGGCTATTGTCTCAGGCAGTGGGAGGAATTCAGCTTCAGGTTTTTGAAGACGACCTGGGTAAAGCAACGGAAATTTTGAAAGATTACAAAGAAAACGAGAATATGGCTCTTGAAGTGGAGCATACCATCGAAGATCCCGAATTCGATTTTGTATGTCCAAAATGTGGCTCCAATCATATTTACAGAGATGATAGTGCTACAAGTTTTTTCGGAGTTTCTATCTTAACAAGTCATAAGTTCATCTGCTATTACTGTGAGAATGAATTTACCCATTAACAATTAAATAATTT
The sequence above is drawn from the Chryseobacterium daecheongense genome and encodes:
- a CDS encoding transcriptional repressor; the protein is MDTIQKEKNIALIKDVLRNYLLEKGFRNTPERYTILEEIYNMDHHFNVDDLYLLMMQKKYHVSKATIYNTIEIFLDAGLIRKHQFGEKTLTSSSYEKSYFDKQHDHLVIYKKDSDKEIEEIIEFCDPRIQGIKEAIEDAFGVKIDSHSLYFYGIKND
- a CDS encoding KUP/HAK/KT family potassium transporter; translated protein: MSEVTEGGHHFDLKKLSFVGVIVSLGIVFGDIGTSPLYVMKAIVNARKDGAAMPFDEYIEGALSCIIWTLTLQTTIKYVIIALRADNKGEGGILALYSLVKKLKKKWLYVVAIIGAATLVADSVITPSLTVMSAIEGLKIYNPETPVVLITLVILFVVFVVQQFGTASIGKFFGPVMVTWFLALGVFGSIHLFDHIEIIRAFNPIYAYNLITHSPSAIVIMGAVFLCTTGAEALYSDLGHCGAKNIRISWVFVKLMLILNYLGQGAWLLDNYHQVFSGVNPFFGIMPQWAVLPGVILATAAAIIASQAVITGSFTMFSEAMSVSFWPNQHIEYPSGIKGQMYIPGVNWGLMVFCFVVVIFFQKSERMEAAYGLTITITMLMTTILLLFWLSRTRVSKFFIIGFGAVYLFLESGFFYANVIKFVDGGWLTMVLGGFIAVCMYAWYNGRLIKANFIQYVKIDKYVSIIKDMKLDETIPKYATNLAYLSRAKRNDEVESKIIYSIIKKQPKRADHYFVLSIVNQEDPYTFKYTVDEILPGTVFKVNFLLGFKVDRRINDYFGMVLKDLMADGTIPSRSSHPSLRAHNIPPDLKYVIIDNTYINDILLTVKQKITLNIYNFVKYIGSDDFKAWGVTSHNVVVESAPITEETLYDKKIEQAGFLRHNF
- a CDS encoding pyruvate dehydrogenase complex E1 component subunit beta; this translates as MAEYTFREVIAQAMSEEMRKDESIYLMGEEVAEYNGAYKASKGMLDEFGPKRIIDTPIAELGFTGISVGAAMNGNRPIVEFMTFNFSLVGIDQIINNAAKIRQMSGGQWNCPIVFRGPTASAGQLGATHSQAFESWYANCPGLKVIVPSNPYDAKGLLKSAIQDNDPVIFMESEQMYGDKMEIPEEEYYLPIGKADIKKEGKDVTLVSFGKIMKVAIQAAEDLAKEGISVEVIDLRTIRPLDYDAILNSVKKTNRLVILEEAWPFASISSEIAYMVQQKAFDYLDAPIKRITTPDAPAPYSAALFAEWFPKLEKVKEEIKNALYIKS
- a CDS encoding DUF2147 domain-containing protein translates to MRKLLFTLAFSLASILSFAQIEGKWKTIDDETKQAKSIVEIYKKTDGTYYGKVSQLLIKPADPNCTNCKDDRKGKPILGLEIIRGLKKEGDEFTGGTITDPKTGKTYKCTITRSGDQLNVRGYIGLSLLGRTQTWQKVN
- a CDS encoding sulfatase-like hydrolase/transferase, which codes for MKFFKEFRKQEVLVLVYRIFLAYVFYQIARFLFWYFNRELIKVDSVSDYFSLSFHGIAFDTTAILYVNSLFILLSLIPVIINTRKGYQKMLFWLYFITNGIAYVMNFGDFVYYKFAQTRLTSAAFQVAKHETNIGKVFGASIVQNPFVLIWFFVLMALWVFLYKRVKITEQKPVRLIPYFILSVLCLCGITVLVVGGIRGDFRHSTRPINLVDANRFVKIPSQGNMVLNSTFSFFRTLGTNNFKEVHFVDQKFIEDNIQPYKIYDRQVTNRPNIVIFIVESFSREYSGAFNKDKNIKDYVSYTPFIDSLAGESLIFPNTFANGRQSIHGMSSVLAGIPSLTDAFTSSPYSNQKIQSIVSICNDLGYDTSFYHGAPNGSMGFLGFGNILGFKHYFGKTEYNHDADFDGMWAIWDEPFLQYFAKNVGKTQPFMATVFTASSHHPFKIPEKYQGKFKKGKNQMHEPIQYTDYSIKKYFETAKKQPWYNNTIFVFTGDHTNEIYYPEYQKSMNRFAVPIILYSPNPEYHLKGVNTEEAQQIDIYPTLADLIGYNKRIRSWGRSLVSDKKYPAIIANSDGGVEQFIIGNYIYRFDGKNVVGIYDKSDLGLEKNLTDHLNTPETEKGKEIAKAWYQDYMDRVINRKLN
- a CDS encoding CDP-alcohol phosphatidyltransferase family protein codes for the protein MNFIKNNLANVLTLGNLFSGCIGAVHLILGDYKITAICLILSLVLDFFDGFVARALKANSNLGVQLDSLADMVSFGFIPGLTMFVALTDNSYSHIPWYAYSGFLLTVFSCLRLAIFNLDEDQKYYFKGLNTPSNTILIFGLYYAFKKTQSYELIFSNLYLMIAITIVFSLLLVSPVKMIAMKFKSMKLEDNYPKLALLIGSIIILIILGTVGIPMVILYYILISLIFQKQLT
- a CDS encoding exonuclease domain-containing protein; the protein is MNLKLYKPLCIFDLETTGTNIGKDRIVEICILKVNPDASRESKTWRINPEMPIPLESSQIHGIYDEDVKDAPTFKSIASKVMEMISGSDLGGFNSNRFDVPLLAEELLRAGIDFDLSKFKLVDAQTIFHKKEPRNLGAAYQFYCGKTLENAHSAEADVMATFEVLDAQVGKYDDVPNEIAALSEFTFHNKNADLAGFIGFNEKMEETFSFGKYKGQCVKVVFQKDLGYYGWLQNADFPLYTKKVFTKIQLSSKF